In Rhizobium sp. ZPR4, a genomic segment contains:
- a CDS encoding FUSC family protein produces the protein MSIPSSREWLFSVKAFIAAIMALFIALSLDLPRPYWAMAAVYVVANPLAGATSSKGLYRALGTLIGATASVILIPLFVNAPELLSIVVALWTGTLLFISMLDRTSRSYVFMLAGYTLPLIALPTVGSPETIFDVALARSEEIIIGIVCASVVSAIAFPSSVGTLLGQRIGSWLDDAGTWADEILRGEGASPATPLKRQKLAADVSGLDLVISQLKYDAGSRDIVRHSRELRGRLLMLLPLFSSLADRLHALKATGKPLPQELVAVLNDVADWLGQGSRGKLDETAETLSGKIEELQQNDLDLGWDDLVRSSALARLKEIVDLWQDCLTLRAQIVSGQQVGTWRPAFRHRNVVGHIRHYDYALLAFSAGGVIAGIAVACFFWIYSGWEDGAGFVAMAAVACSFFAALDRPAPFITTMFIWTALSLVIACVYIFGVLPSISGFEMLVLVFAPPFLVMGVLITRPQTNMLGMLLAVNGASFIALQDRYTADFASFTNSAIAALAGVGFALVWTLLTRPFGAELAAWRLVRAGWTDLAETAAGIRRADHERLSGRILDRLGQLVPRLAGIEDRELKKVDGYADVRLGFNVLMLQKERGQLKPPAAASVSEVLIGVSDFYRSRLKAKRAIEPTDELRVSIDHGLEAVAQEKRHAGRASLDALVGLRRALFPHAEPPASWQPPLSDTTQPLPIAAE, from the coding sequence ATGAGCATTCCATCCTCGCGCGAGTGGCTGTTCTCCGTCAAAGCTTTCATTGCTGCGATCATGGCGCTGTTCATCGCGTTGTCGCTCGATCTGCCGCGCCCCTATTGGGCGATGGCGGCCGTCTATGTGGTCGCCAATCCGCTTGCTGGCGCAACCAGCTCCAAGGGGCTTTATCGCGCGCTTGGCACGCTGATCGGCGCCACAGCGTCGGTGATCCTCATTCCGCTCTTCGTCAATGCGCCGGAACTGCTGTCAATCGTGGTTGCGCTCTGGACCGGCACTCTGCTGTTCATCTCGATGCTCGACCGTACCTCGCGCAGCTATGTTTTCATGCTGGCCGGCTATACGCTGCCGCTGATCGCGCTGCCGACCGTCGGTTCACCCGAAACCATCTTCGATGTCGCGCTCGCCCGTTCGGAGGAAATCATCATCGGTATCGTCTGCGCAAGCGTCGTCAGCGCCATCGCCTTTCCGAGCAGCGTTGGCACCTTGCTTGGTCAGCGCATCGGTTCGTGGCTGGATGATGCCGGCACCTGGGCGGATGAGATCCTGCGCGGCGAGGGTGCTTCGCCCGCAACGCCCCTGAAGCGCCAGAAGCTTGCCGCCGACGTTTCCGGCCTCGATCTCGTCATTAGCCAGTTGAAATATGATGCGGGCAGCCGCGATATTGTCAGGCATTCACGCGAGCTGCGCGGTCGCCTGTTGATGCTGTTGCCGCTCTTCTCCTCCCTTGCTGACCGCCTGCACGCCTTGAAGGCCACCGGCAAGCCGCTACCACAGGAATTGGTTGCCGTTCTGAACGACGTGGCCGATTGGCTCGGGCAGGGTAGTCGCGGCAAGCTCGATGAGACCGCCGAAACCTTATCGGGAAAGATCGAGGAGTTGCAGCAGAATGATCTTGACCTCGGTTGGGATGACCTCGTCCGGTCGAGCGCTCTTGCCCGCCTGAAGGAAATCGTCGACCTTTGGCAGGATTGTCTGACGCTGCGTGCCCAGATCGTTTCCGGGCAGCAGGTCGGCACTTGGCGCCCCGCCTTCCGCCATCGCAACGTCGTCGGTCACATCAGGCACTATGATTACGCCCTGCTTGCCTTCTCGGCCGGTGGTGTCATCGCCGGGATTGCGGTTGCCTGCTTCTTCTGGATCTATTCCGGATGGGAGGATGGCGCCGGCTTCGTCGCCATGGCGGCCGTTGCCTGCTCGTTTTTCGCCGCGCTCGATCGCCCCGCGCCCTTCATCACCACTATGTTCATATGGACCGCGCTCAGCCTCGTCATCGCCTGCGTCTATATCTTCGGTGTCTTGCCGTCGATCTCCGGCTTCGAGATGCTGGTGCTGGTCTTCGCTCCGCCCTTCCTGGTGATGGGCGTTCTGATTACCCGCCCGCAAACGAACATGCTCGGCATGCTGCTGGCGGTGAACGGTGCAAGTTTCATCGCGCTTCAGGATCGTTACACGGCCGATTTCGCCAGTTTTACCAACAGCGCTATTGCAGCTCTGGCCGGCGTGGGCTTCGCCCTGGTCTGGACCTTGCTCACCCGGCCGTTCGGCGCCGAGCTTGCCGCCTGGCGACTGGTCAGGGCCGGCTGGACCGATCTTGCCGAAACCGCCGCCGGTATCCGTCGTGCCGATCACGAACGCCTGTCCGGCCGCATCCTCGACCGCCTCGGCCAGCTCGTGCCCCGCCTTGCAGGTATCGAGGACCGCGAACTGAAGAAGGTCGACGGTTACGCCGATGTCCGCCTCGGCTTTAACGTGCTGATGCTGCAGAAGGAGCGTGGTCAGCTGAAGCCGCCCGCCGCCGCATCCGTCAGCGAAGTGCTGATTGGTGTATCGGATTTCTATCGTTCGCGGCTGAAGGCCAAGCGCGCCATCGAACCCACGGACGAGCTGCGAGTCTCGATCGACCATGGCCTCGAAGCCGTCGCACAGGAAAAGCGGCACGCCGGCCGGGCAAGCCTCGATGCGCTCGTCGGTCTTCGTCGGGCGCTCTTCCCCCATGCCGAACCGCCGGCGAGCTGGCAGCCGCCTTTATCCGATACAACTCAACCTCTTCCCATCGCCGCCGAGTAA
- a CDS encoding DUF1656 domain-containing protein — protein MPAEFDLYGVYIPRLLVLMLVTLFAVIIVRRLLAWIGVYTLVWHRGLFDLALYVLLLSAVSSVSRWYFT, from the coding sequence ATGCCCGCAGAATTCGATCTTTATGGCGTCTATATCCCACGCCTTCTTGTTCTCATGCTGGTGACGCTGTTTGCCGTCATCATCGTTCGACGCCTGCTGGCATGGATCGGAGTTTACACTCTGGTCTGGCATCGCGGTCTTTTCGATCTCGCGCTTTACGTCCTTTTGCTCAGCGCCGTCTCCTCTGTCTCTCGTTGGTACTTCACATGA
- a CDS encoding HlyD family secretion protein codes for MNALKLIGRVAVTLIFVVAAVYVGRQLWGHYMDEPWTRDARLRADVVGIAPDVSGLVSEVLVKDNQTVKKGDVLFRVDRDRFAIALEQADAALASSNAALDQARRESQRQARLGDAASLQQKEQAQTTEQQDEAAVRQATANRELAQLNLDRSEVRATVNGTISNLSLRPGDYVSAGTAKVALIDSDSLRVEGYFEETKLPRIHVGDEVHIHLMGQAEKLTGHVESIAYGIEDRERTSGSLLANITPTFSWVRLAQRVPVRIALDKVPDGTKLIAGLTATVEVQEQGQAKIASAAE; via the coding sequence ATGAACGCGTTAAAACTCATCGGCCGCGTGGCCGTCACTCTCATCTTCGTCGTTGCCGCCGTCTATGTCGGCCGCCAGCTCTGGGGCCACTACATGGACGAGCCCTGGACGCGCGATGCGCGCCTGCGGGCCGATGTCGTCGGCATTGCGCCTGATGTCTCAGGCCTCGTGAGCGAGGTCCTCGTCAAGGACAACCAGACCGTCAAGAAGGGCGATGTCCTCTTCCGCGTCGATCGCGATCGCTTCGCCATCGCGCTCGAACAGGCGGATGCAGCTCTTGCAAGCAGCAATGCCGCTCTCGACCAGGCCCGCCGCGAAAGCCAGCGGCAGGCGCGCCTTGGCGATGCCGCCTCTCTCCAGCAGAAGGAGCAGGCGCAGACCACAGAGCAGCAGGATGAAGCCGCCGTTCGTCAGGCGACCGCCAATCGCGAGCTTGCCCAGCTCAATCTCGACCGCTCCGAGGTCCGCGCCACCGTCAATGGCACGATCTCCAACCTCAGCCTGCGTCCGGGCGATTATGTCTCTGCCGGCACCGCCAAGGTGGCGCTGATCGACAGCGATTCCCTTCGCGTCGAAGGTTATTTCGAGGAAACCAAGCTCCCGCGCATCCATGTCGGCGACGAAGTCCACATTCATCTGATGGGCCAGGCTGAGAAACTGACCGGCCATGTCGAAAGCATCGCCTACGGCATCGAGGACCGCGAGCGCACCTCCGGCAGCCTGCTTGCCAATATTACCCCGACGTTCAGCTGGGTGCGCCTGGCGCAGCGCGTGCCGGTGCGCATCGCGCTCGACAAGGTGCCTGACGGCACGAAGCTGATTGCCGGCCTGACGGCGACCGTCGAGGTGCAGGAGCAGGGCCAGGCGAAGATCGCCAGCGCTGCAGAATGA
- the msrQ gene encoding protein-methionine-sulfoxide reductase heme-binding subunit MsrQ, with protein sequence MAFSFALPKRWQPASVWALYVVGLLPAAREFYLGATDQLGADAVKTFELFLGLWAIRFLLLTLAVTPLRDLFGWNYLRYRRALGLLCFYYALMHLTVYMVLDQALDVQAVIDDVLKRPFIMFGMAGLVMLLALAVTSNNFSIKRLGKTWIWLHRLVYIVAACVALHFALSTKVLSLEQFIYIGLLIAMILYRSYRPIMMERRRAARRPAVASSSRAA encoded by the coding sequence ATGGCTTTCTCCTTCGCCCTGCCCAAGCGCTGGCAGCCTGCCTCAGTATGGGCGCTCTATGTCGTCGGGCTCCTGCCGGCCGCCCGGGAATTCTATCTCGGCGCAACGGATCAGCTCGGCGCCGATGCGGTGAAAACCTTTGAGCTTTTCCTGGGGCTGTGGGCGATCCGCTTCCTGCTGCTGACGCTTGCGGTCACGCCGCTTCGCGATCTCTTCGGCTGGAACTATCTGCGCTATCGCCGCGCGCTCGGCCTGCTCTGTTTCTACTACGCGCTGATGCACCTGACCGTCTACATGGTTCTCGATCAGGCGCTCGACGTACAGGCTGTCATCGACGACGTGCTGAAGCGGCCCTTCATCATGTTCGGCATGGCGGGGCTCGTCATGCTGCTGGCGCTTGCCGTAACCTCGAACAACTTCTCGATCAAACGGCTCGGCAAGACATGGATCTGGCTGCATCGCCTCGTCTATATCGTCGCCGCCTGCGTCGCCTTGCACTTCGCCCTGTCGACCAAGGTGCTGTCGCTGGAACAATTCATCTATATCGGCCTGCTGATCGCCATGATCCTCTACAGATCCTACCGGCCGATCATGATGGAGAGACGGCGGGCGGCGCGCAGGCCGGCAGTGGCTTCCAGTTCCAGGGCGGCCTGA
- the msrP gene encoding protein-methionine-sulfoxide reductase catalytic subunit MsrP, producing the protein MASFRPPKITSSEITPRSVYLKRRDFLTAAAAGIGIAAVGGKAAMAEALTATKSNYTVDEKLTPIKDVTTYNNFYEFGLDKADPANLSGKFKPRPWTIKVDGMVNKPGTFDVDALIKEFPPEERVYRMRCVEAWSMVIPWDGFQLSALLDKVEPQGSAKFVTFETVVRPEEMPGQSGLLQSLEWPYVEGLRLDEARNPLTLLAVGLYGETLPNQNGAPIRLVVPWKYGFKGIKSIVRITLTDKQPVNTWQATNSQEYGFYANVNPAVDHPRWSQATERRIGEGGFFGSNRHPTLPFNGYADQVASLYSGMDLRVNF; encoded by the coding sequence ATGGCCTCCTTCCGCCCACCGAAAATCACATCCTCCGAGATCACGCCGCGCTCGGTCTATCTGAAGCGGCGCGATTTCCTGACGGCCGCAGCAGCTGGCATCGGCATCGCGGCTGTCGGTGGCAAGGCGGCGATGGCCGAGGCGCTGACGGCGACCAAGAGCAATTATACGGTCGATGAGAAGCTGACGCCGATCAAGGACGTCACTACCTACAACAATTTCTACGAATTCGGTCTCGACAAGGCCGATCCGGCCAACCTCTCGGGCAAGTTCAAGCCGCGGCCGTGGACCATCAAGGTCGACGGCATGGTCAACAAGCCCGGCACCTTCGATGTCGATGCCTTGATCAAGGAGTTTCCGCCGGAAGAGCGCGTCTATCGGATGCGCTGCGTCGAAGCCTGGTCGATGGTCATTCCCTGGGACGGCTTCCAGCTCTCTGCCCTGCTTGACAAGGTAGAGCCTCAGGGCAGTGCCAAATTCGTGACCTTCGAGACCGTGGTGCGGCCCGAGGAGATGCCGGGGCAATCCGGCCTCCTGCAATCGCTGGAATGGCCCTATGTCGAGGGTCTGCGCCTGGACGAGGCCCGCAACCCGCTGACGCTGCTGGCCGTCGGCCTTTATGGCGAGACCCTGCCCAACCAGAACGGCGCGCCGATCCGGCTCGTCGTGCCGTGGAAATATGGCTTCAAAGGCATCAAGTCGATCGTGCGCATCACGCTCACCGACAAGCAGCCGGTGAATACCTGGCAGGCGACGAACAGCCAGGAATACGGCTTCTATGCCAACGTCAATCCGGCCGTCGACCATCCGCGCTGGAGCCAGGCAACCGAACGGCGCATCGGCGAAGGCGGCTTCTTCGGCTCGAACCGGCATCCCACCCTGCCCTTCAACGGCTATGCTGATCAGGTCGCCAGCCTCTATAGCGGCATGGACCTCAGGGTGAATTTCTGA
- the ilvD gene encoding dihydroxy-acid dehydratase: MPAYRSRTTTHGRNMAGARGLWRATGMKDSDFGKPIIAVVNSFTQFVPGHVHLKDLGQLVAREIEAAGGVAKEFNTIAVDDGIAMGHDGMLYSLPSRELIADSVEYMVNAHCADAMVCISNCDKITPGMLMASLRLNIPTVFVSGGPMEAGKVVLHGKKVALDLVDAMVAAADDKISDEDVQVIERSACPTCGSCSGMFTANSMNCLTEALGLSLPGNGSTLATHADRKRLFVEAGHLVVDLARRYYEQDDGSILPRSVASKQAFENAMALDIAMGGSTNTVLHILAAAHEGEVDFTMADIDALSRRVPCLSKVAPAKSDVHMEDVHRAGGIMSILGELDKGGLINRDCPTVHAETLGDAIDRWDITRTNSESVREFFRAAPGGVPTQVAFSQSSRWDELDTDREKGVIRSVEHPFSKDGGLAVLKGNLALDGCIVKTAGVDESILKFSGPAKVFESQDAAVKGILSNEVVAGDVVVIRYEGPKGGPGMQEMLYPTSYLKSKGLGKACALITDGRFSGGTSGLSIGHASPEAANGGTIGLVREGDMIDIDIPNRTISLRVDDAELAARREAQNARGWHPAEPRKRNVTTALKAYAAFATSADRGAVRDLGGK; this comes from the coding sequence ATGCCAGCTTATCGTTCCAGAACCACCACCCACGGCCGCAACATGGCCGGCGCGCGCGGCCTTTGGCGTGCGACGGGTATGAAGGATAGCGATTTCGGCAAGCCCATTATTGCAGTGGTCAATTCCTTTACCCAGTTCGTGCCCGGCCACGTTCACCTCAAGGATCTCGGCCAGCTCGTCGCCCGCGAAATCGAAGCGGCCGGCGGCGTTGCCAAGGAATTCAACACCATCGCCGTTGATGACGGTATCGCCATGGGCCATGACGGCATGCTCTATTCGCTGCCGTCGCGCGAGCTGATCGCCGACAGCGTCGAATACATGGTCAATGCCCATTGCGCCGACGCCATGGTCTGCATTTCGAACTGCGACAAGATCACCCCCGGCATGCTGATGGCCTCGCTGCGCCTCAATATCCCGACGGTCTTCGTGTCCGGCGGCCCGATGGAAGCCGGCAAGGTCGTTCTGCATGGCAAGAAGGTCGCGCTCGATCTCGTCGATGCCATGGTCGCCGCTGCCGACGACAAGATCAGCGACGAGGACGTTCAGGTCATCGAGCGTTCGGCCTGTCCGACCTGCGGCTCTTGCTCGGGCATGTTCACCGCCAATTCGATGAACTGCCTGACCGAGGCGCTCGGCCTGTCGCTGCCGGGCAATGGCTCGACGCTCGCCACCCATGCCGACCGCAAGCGGCTCTTCGTCGAAGCAGGCCATCTGGTCGTCGATCTCGCCCGCCGCTATTACGAGCAGGACGATGGTTCCATCCTGCCGCGTTCCGTCGCCTCCAAGCAGGCTTTCGAGAACGCCATGGCGCTCGATATCGCCATGGGCGGTTCGACGAACACGGTTCTGCATATTCTGGCCGCTGCGCATGAAGGCGAAGTCGATTTCACCATGGCCGACATCGACGCGCTCTCGCGCCGCGTGCCGTGCCTCTCCAAGGTTGCGCCCGCCAAGAGCGACGTACACATGGAAGACGTACACCGCGCCGGCGGCATCATGTCGATCCTCGGCGAGCTCGACAAGGGCGGCCTCATCAACCGCGATTGCCCGACCGTTCACGCCGAAACCCTCGGCGACGCCATCGACCGTTGGGACATCACCCGCACCAACAGCGAAAGCGTGCGCGAATTCTTCCGCGCGGCGCCCGGCGGCGTTCCGACACAGGTTGCCTTCAGCCAGAGCTCCCGTTGGGATGAGCTGGATACGGACCGCGAGAAGGGCGTCATCCGCTCCGTCGAGCATCCCTTCTCCAAGGATGGCGGTCTGGCCGTCCTCAAGGGCAACTTGGCGCTCGATGGCTGCATCGTGAAGACGGCCGGTGTCGATGAATCGATCCTGAAGTTCTCCGGCCCGGCCAAGGTCTTCGAAAGCCAAGACGCTGCCGTCAAGGGCATTCTCAGCAATGAAGTCGTGGCTGGCGACGTCGTCGTCATCCGCTACGAAGGCCCGAAGGGCGGCCCCGGCATGCAGGAAATGCTCTATCCGACGAGCTATCTGAAGTCGAAGGGTCTCGGCAAGGCCTGCGCGCTCATCACCGACGGCCGCTTCTCCGGCGGTACGTCCGGCCTCTCCATCGGCCACGCTTCGCCGGAAGCTGCAAACGGCGGCACGATCGGCCTGGTGCGCGAAGGCGACATGATCGACATCGACATCCCGAACCGCACCATCAGCCTGCGTGTAGACGATGCTGAACTTGCCGCGCGCCGCGAAGCTCAGAACGCTAGGGGTTGGCACCCGGCCGAACCGCGCAAGCGCAACGTCACTACGGCGCTCAAGGCCTATGCTGCTTTTGCAACCAGTGCCGATCGCGGCGCCGTTCGCGATTTGGGTGGAAAATAA
- a CDS encoding DegQ family serine endoprotease, with product MHVLLKRTAVSMIALVVAMPLSAEAQTAKTLPESQTQMQLSFAPLVKQTSGAVVNVYAERVVQRQSPFAGDPFFEQFFGQRMPNRTEKQSSLGSGVIVEANGTVITNNHVVDGADDIKIALSDGREFPCKVILKDDRVDLAVLKIQSKNETFPVLPLGNSDGIEVGDLVLAIGNPFGVGQTVTSGIVSALARNQVKNEVGFFIQTDASINPGNSGGALVNMTGQLIGLNTAIFSQGGGSNGIGFAIPANLVKVFLAAADRGDKAFERPYIGASFEPVTSDVAEALGLDKVRGALVTKVVDGGPAAKAGLKPGEVITALNNIPIEHPDALGYRLTTAGLGATVSLTVLDNGKEHQAMMTLAAAPESTPRDERVIEGNNPFSGATVANLSPRVADDLHMPPDSTGVVIESLKQNSPADRLGFAARDIVISINGVAINTTEILQKTVTSNPSFWRVEIERDGQRIRQFFR from the coding sequence ATGCATGTCCTCCTGAAGCGCACTGCCGTTTCGATGATTGCCCTCGTCGTGGCGATGCCGCTTTCCGCTGAGGCTCAGACGGCAAAGACGCTGCCGGAAAGCCAGACGCAGATGCAGCTTTCCTTCGCGCCGCTGGTCAAGCAGACCTCCGGCGCCGTGGTGAACGTCTACGCCGAACGCGTCGTGCAGCGTCAGTCGCCCTTCGCCGGCGATCCCTTCTTCGAGCAGTTTTTCGGTCAGCGCATGCCGAATCGCACGGAGAAGCAGTCTTCGCTTGGCTCGGGCGTTATCGTGGAGGCGAATGGCACCGTCATCACCAACAACCACGTCGTCGATGGCGCCGACGATATCAAGATCGCGCTTTCGGACGGCCGCGAGTTTCCCTGCAAGGTCATCTTGAAGGATGATCGCGTCGATCTCGCCGTTTTGAAGATCCAGTCGAAGAACGAAACCTTCCCGGTTCTGCCGCTCGGCAATTCCGATGGCATCGAGGTCGGTGATCTCGTGCTGGCGATCGGTAATCCCTTCGGTGTCGGACAGACTGTCACGAGCGGCATCGTCTCGGCGCTCGCCCGCAATCAGGTAAAGAACGAGGTCGGCTTCTTCATCCAGACCGATGCCTCGATCAACCCTGGCAATTCGGGCGGCGCGCTCGTCAACATGACCGGCCAGTTGATCGGGCTGAACACGGCGATCTTCTCCCAGGGCGGCGGCTCCAACGGTATCGGCTTCGCCATCCCGGCCAATCTGGTCAAGGTCTTCCTTGCCGCAGCCGACCGCGGCGACAAGGCTTTCGAGCGCCCCTATATCGGCGCCTCCTTCGAGCCTGTCACATCGGACGTTGCCGAAGCGCTTGGCCTCGACAAGGTGCGCGGTGCGCTGGTGACGAAGGTGGTCGATGGCGGCCCGGCTGCCAAGGCCGGCCTCAAGCCGGGCGAGGTGATCACGGCCCTGAACAATATCCCGATAGAGCATCCCGATGCGCTCGGCTATCGTCTGACCACGGCCGGCCTCGGTGCGACTGTATCATTGACCGTACTTGACAACGGCAAGGAACATCAGGCCATGATGACGCTTGCCGCCGCACCCGAATCCACGCCGCGCGATGAGCGGGTGATCGAGGGCAACAATCCCTTCTCCGGCGCAACCGTTGCCAATCTCTCGCCGCGCGTCGCCGATGATCTGCATATGCCACCGGATTCCACCGGCGTCGTTATCGAGAGCCTGAAGCAGAATTCGCCGGCTGACCGGCTTGGATTTGCTGCCCGCGATATCGTCATTTCCATCAATGGTGTCGCGATCAACACCACGGAAATCCTTCAGAAGACCGTCACGTCCAACCCGAGCTTCTGGCGCGTGGAGATCGAGCGTGATGGCCAGCGCATCCGGCAGTTCTTCCGATGA
- a CDS encoding replication-associated recombination protein A produces the protein MSNDLFAPRIPEEVANKRPLADRLRPQTLAEVTGQEHLTGEDGVLRRMIEAGSLGSMIFWGPPGTGKTTVARLLSGEAGLAFEQISAIFSGVADLKKVFEAARLRRMDGRQTLLFVDEIHRFNRAQQDSFLPVMEDGTVILVGATTENPSFELNAALLSRARVLTFQSHDEESLEELLRRAEAVEGKPLPLTEDARASLIGMADGDGRSVLTLAEEVWRAARKDELFNPDMLVKIVQRRAPVYDKAQDGHYNLISALHKSVRGSDPDAALYYLARMFDAGEDPLYLGRRLVRMAVEDIGLADPQALVICNAAKDAYDYLGSPEGELALAQACVYLATAPKSNAVYTAFKAATQAAKQNGSLLPPKHILNAPTKLMRTEGYGDGYRYDHDEPDAFSGQNYFPEKMGRQTFYDPPERGFEREIRKRLDWWSKLRKERGER, from the coding sequence ATGAGTAATGACCTGTTTGCACCGCGGATACCGGAGGAGGTCGCCAACAAACGGCCTCTCGCCGATCGTCTGCGGCCGCAAACATTGGCTGAAGTCACCGGTCAGGAACATCTGACCGGTGAGGACGGCGTGCTGCGCCGGATGATCGAGGCGGGTTCGCTGGGATCGATGATCTTCTGGGGACCGCCCGGCACCGGCAAGACGACGGTTGCCCGGTTGCTGTCGGGCGAGGCGGGTCTCGCCTTCGAGCAGATCTCGGCGATCTTCTCCGGCGTTGCCGATCTGAAGAAGGTGTTCGAGGCGGCGCGTCTGCGCCGCATGGATGGCCGCCAGACCCTGCTGTTCGTCGACGAGATCCATCGCTTCAATCGCGCCCAGCAGGATAGCTTCCTGCCCGTGATGGAAGATGGCACCGTCATTCTGGTGGGGGCGACGACCGAAAATCCGTCTTTCGAGCTCAACGCCGCTCTTCTGTCCCGCGCCCGCGTCCTGACATTCCAGTCGCATGACGAGGAGAGCCTGGAAGAACTGCTCCGCCGCGCCGAGGCGGTAGAGGGCAAGCCGTTGCCGCTGACCGAGGATGCCCGCGCCAGCCTGATCGGCATGGCCGATGGCGATGGCCGCTCGGTGCTGACGCTGGCGGAAGAGGTCTGGCGCGCGGCGCGCAAGGACGAGCTTTTCAATCCCGACATGCTGGTCAAAATCGTCCAGCGCCGCGCCCCGGTCTACGACAAGGCACAGGATGGGCACTACAATCTGATCTCGGCGCTGCATAAATCGGTCCGCGGTTCCGATCCCGATGCCGCACTCTATTATCTCGCCCGCATGTTCGATGCCGGTGAGGACCCGCTTTACCTCGGGCGCCGGCTGGTGCGTATGGCGGTGGAGGATATCGGGCTTGCCGATCCGCAAGCCCTGGTCATCTGCAATGCTGCCAAGGATGCCTATGATTATCTCGGATCGCCGGAAGGCGAGCTGGCGCTGGCGCAGGCCTGCGTCTATCTCGCCACCGCGCCGAAATCCAACGCCGTCTACACGGCCTTCAAGGCGGCGACGCAGGCGGCCAAGCAGAATGGCTCTCTACTGCCGCCGAAACACATCCTGAATGCGCCGACCAAGCTGATGCGCACCGAGGGATATGGCGACGGCTATCGTTACGATCACGACGAACCGGATGCCTTTTCAGGCCAGAACTATTTTCCGGAGAAGATGGGTCGCCAAACCTTCTACGATCCGCCGGAGCGCGGTTTCGAGCGGGAGATCCGCAAGCGGCTGGATTGGTGGTCGAAGCTGCGCAAAGAACGCGGCGAGCGTTAA
- a CDS encoding DUF1883 domain-containing protein: protein MSKPAFRYSHYDLKEQRAGTVIEITLTAIANVRLMNGSNFERFTETLKHQFLGGVAKKSPIRLTIPESGHWHLVVDMEGHNGQAESSVKIVDAALAPRMQKAPQETSSGR from the coding sequence ATGTCGAAGCCTGCCTTCCGCTACAGCCACTACGACCTCAAGGAACAGCGCGCCGGAACGGTGATCGAAATCACCCTCACGGCCATTGCCAATGTCAGGCTGATGAACGGCTCGAATTTCGAGCGATTTACGGAAACCCTCAAGCACCAGTTTCTCGGCGGCGTTGCCAAGAAATCGCCGATCAGGCTCACCATCCCCGAATCCGGCCATTGGCATCTCGTCGTCGATATGGAAGGTCACAACGGGCAGGCAGAGTCGAGCGTGAAGATCGTCGATGCGGCACTGGCTCCCCGGATGCAGAAGGCTCCGCAGGAAACTTCCTCCGGCCGATAA
- the dapA gene encoding 4-hydroxy-tetrahydrodipicolinate synthase yields MSRPTFQRRIGGAITALVTPFRGGVFDGVDMMAHIEWQLLSGIDGLLVCSLTGEGPTLTEAERIRTIEICIELSEDKVPVIVATGTNDTATTLEETIQAQRLGADAAFVTVPYYSKPTQKGIIHHFEQLATQTELPIIVHNQPSHTAIDLAPATIARLAEIGGIIGIADGSGDISRIDLWRPFLPERFGLFTSNDASALGFTVAGGHGCFSNAANIVPRLFQSMQHSAGCGNINAALSIDERLQPLFSALARESEPATVKHALSLVRDIEADVRLPLVVAGTETAAAIQAAITPFQLDGSGRFASRHAYRLGL; encoded by the coding sequence ATGAGTAGACCGACTTTTCAACGGCGGATCGGCGGTGCGATTACCGCCCTCGTCACACCTTTTCGCGGCGGTGTTTTCGATGGCGTCGACATGATGGCCCATATCGAGTGGCAGCTGCTGAGCGGGATCGACGGGCTTCTGGTCTGCTCGCTGACCGGCGAAGGCCCGACGCTGACCGAGGCCGAGCGCATCCGCACCATCGAAATCTGCATCGAGCTTTCGGAAGACAAGGTGCCCGTCATCGTCGCGACCGGGACCAACGACACGGCGACAACCTTAGAGGAAACGATACAGGCACAGCGCCTTGGCGCCGATGCGGCCTTCGTGACGGTTCCTTATTACTCCAAACCAACACAAAAGGGGATCATTCACCATTTCGAGCAGCTGGCGACGCAGACCGAGTTACCTATCATCGTCCACAATCAGCCATCGCACACCGCGATCGATCTTGCCCCGGCAACGATCGCGCGGCTGGCCGAAATTGGTGGGATCATCGGGATCGCCGACGGCAGCGGTGACATCTCACGCATCGATCTCTGGCGGCCCTTCCTGCCGGAGCGGTTCGGCCTGTTTACCTCGAACGACGCCAGCGCACTCGGTTTCACCGTGGCGGGAGGTCATGGCTGCTTTTCCAATGCGGCCAACATCGTCCCCCGGCTCTTTCAATCCATGCAGCATTCGGCCGGCTGCGGTAACATCAACGCGGCCCTATCCATCGACGAGCGCCTGCAGCCATTATTCAGCGCGCTGGCCCGAGAAAGCGAGCCGGCGACGGTCAAACACGCCTTGTCACTGGTGAGGGATATCGAAGCAGATGTACGCCTGCCCTTGGTCGTCGCCGGGACCGAGACAGCCGCGGCCATCCAGGCAGCAATCACCCCGTTTCAACTCGATGGCAGCGGTCGTTTCGCCTCGCGCCATGCCTATCGCCTGGGATTGTAA